From Fusarium oxysporum f. sp. lycopersici 4287 chromosome 10, whole genome shotgun sequence:
GGCCTGTCTCAATATCCCACTTCATACAGGTCATGTCACCAGAGGATGTTAGGATGCTGCGGTCGTTGATGAATCGACAGCAGGAAAGATAACCGGCGTGACCAGAAAGCTCACGAGCAACACGGGTAGGACCATCGCGTTGCTGGTTCAAGTTGTAGATGGAGCAGATGTTGTCGAGACCACCGCAAGCCACGAAGTTACCACTGGGTGCATAGGCGCAAGTCATTACCCAGGAGGAACGCAGGGGAATGGCGTGGACCTTGTTGGTGGTATAGGCATCCCAAATAATGAGCTTGCCATCTTGAGAAGCCGAAACCAGGTGCCTCCTATCGGTCGACCAGTGCATGGCGTAAATCTTAGCCAGGTGACCCTTCAGTGTTCGCTTGGCCTTCATAAGCTGGTTCTTGGGAATAGGCTCATGAGCCTGTTGTGCGACAGCGCGAACTAAACAATTGAGAAGGACCAAGTCAGCATTAATTCATACTTTACAACGATATGTTGACAAGACGCGTGTCGATAAATGTCATTGTTGATAGCCATCTTCGTTTCGTTTCCCAGAGGAATTCGGGGCGACTAGGCAATCGGGAAGCACGTACGAGTTGTGTCGGCGAGatcatccttcttcctcttgatTCGGTCCTTCAGAGTTTCGGCTTCGCGACGAGCCTGCTGAATTCGCGACTGCATAGCCTCGGGGGAGACATCACTGTTGCCTTGGGAGTTCATCGTGATCGACCAGTCAACTTTTGTTGTCGGGTGGTTTTACGCGCGACGGGAGGTGAGATTGGGCGATCTCCGAGGACCAAGGGGCGGTGTCGAGAGATGAATCGAGGAGAGCGGTGACGATACTCAGATTCAAGTCGAGCTCAGGTCGAGCAGCAGAAAAGAGCGACTTTCGAGGTGAGAAATTGATGATGGGCGAAAACAGGAGCTCGGCCGGCTGAAGTTGGTgaatggatggaaatggGCGAAATGCAATGCAAATGCAAGTGGAGAGGGAAAAGGCCGGAGGAGAgagaggagctggaggagaGAGGAGTGAGGAGGATTCTTAGTGGTAGGGGCCT
This genomic window contains:
- a CDS encoding guanine nucleotide-binding protein subunit beta, which gives rise to MNSQGNSDVSPEAMQSRIQQARREAETLKDRIKRKKDDLADTTLRAVAQQAHEPIPKNQLMKAKRTLKGHLAKIYAMHWSTDRRHLVSASQDGKLIIWDAYTTNKVHAIPLRSSWVMTCAYAPSGNFVACGGLDNICSIYNLNQQRDGPTRVARELSGHAGYLSCCRFINDRSILTSSGDMTCMKWDIETGQKVTEFADHLGDVMSISLNPTNQNTFISGACDAFAKLWDIRAGKAVQTFAGHESDINAIQFFPDGHSFVTGSDDATCRLFDIRADRELNLYGSESILCGITSVATSVSGRLLFAGYDDFECKVWDITRGEKVGSLVGHENRVSCLGVSNDGTSLCTGSWDSLLKIWAY